TTAATCACATTGCACGTTGTGATAATACATTTGGAATGAGCAAAGAACACACAGCAGGTGttaccagtgagccagatgaatTATGAATCATTGTAAGACGTCTTCAAACAGGAGTAGTAAGTGGCGTCTTATGTAGTGAACGACATAAAACGTAGAAATCGgattttaaaaatgtaaatgaATCTGCAAATACAATTTTCTTTGAAACGAGTAATTAGAATTTAATGAAACCATAGTTGTTTGTAGTCtctcttttcactttcactcGAGAAAATTCTGACcactgaaaagtaggtcaggGTCTGAATTCattaatgagactcatgttcGGTATGACAATATGACAAAAAGGATCCTTACCCTCACTCTGTACTACGTGTCCCGAGGACGCCAGAAACACTGTAACCAAAACCGAGACGAATATCCCCGTCATGGTTGGCGTTTGTTTTCCAATACTGTCAGGAACCGTTTGTGTTTTTCGAAATGTGTCGTCCACAGTAACATATATAGCACAATAAATATACTGCAGGTGATTCCATGGAGGTAGATTGGTTGACGAAGGATTGTTTTCGTTTCTGTTCACGTCAAATGAAATATACTGCCACGCCCAGGTGGGGAGTTTGTTTACCGATTGGTTGAGAAAATAATGAGAGGGCATCAGTTCGGCATTACTGCTGAACCATGTCTCCATTGGTGTTTGCGGTGTTAAGTTAGAAATGTCATGAAGTTACTAAATTTTACTTGTTGGTTCTACGATTTCAGTATGGTTTTGTGTTTGCTGGTTTGGGGTTGTTTTGctcgtttttgtttttgttttgtttgctgagCTGTTTAttgctatattttatatttttgttttgtatgtagttggtttgttttttgtttgtttgtttgtttgttaatttgTAGGTATttcttcttgtttgtttcattgttgtttgtttttggtgttttcatattttggatttttgtttgtatgttgtcttttgtttgtttgttttttgtttgcttttttgttgTTAGGTACTtttttgattttgttgttgctgttgttgtgtgttagctgtgttttttgtttgtttgtggattttTTGGAGAGGTTGTGTTATTTGACGGGGTAGGTGGGGTGGCTCAGGGGGTCATATCAATGACGTTATTGAGTAATAAAGAGAAAACTTAAAGATGTTCGCATTTCGTTTGTGTTTGAATAAACACTCAGTATGCTGGAGTTAATTCTTGTTGGATCAATTTTGccgtcattgtaaatacattcCACGTCAACAAGACCTAACGCTAAAATTATTGCAAATCCCACATGCCAATAACTCGATATCCTCGCAGAATTTGAAAAATGCTTATTCTTCAACACATAGACATTAATAAGCAAATTCAGTGCATTCAATATATTTGCACCATCACGGTGTATCAGTGTGCTGAATAATGTTTAAAGTATACACGTGGAAGACTGGTAACTCGAGGGAAATAATCGCCAGGCGATCTACCTGCCGCCATGTTGCAATGGTGGTAACGCAAGTTACCAACACCACCTTCCGTACAGTGATAAATATAGTCGATATCTAAAAGTACTATTCCCGCCCGATTCAAAGCTGGAATAAGCTGGAAACGACATACCCTTTCGAAAATCAACCAAAGATTAATATATCGTCTGCGGGCAGAGTAATGGCCGTGACCTTTCTCATAattcaagggcagctaatcctAATTTACACTCAAGATCCATTTGCCTTTTTACTATGCCTTTGCCGTAGAGCATGGTTTTGGTCAGTGCTTTCAATAGTGCTCCTCCAATGTTCCTTTTTGGTCACATTCTTATCAATGTGTCCCTTTTCTCCCTGGATTTAAAATAAATTGATCGACAATTCGATACAATTAAGCATACCAGTTTCATTCACATTCTCTTATATCAAACTGAAGATGAGGGGTTTTAGTGTATGCATTGTAATATATCAAGCGGGTAAGCATTTGTATTTGCTTATGAAATATGTTGCGAATAGTTAAGCAGTTCCACAAGTAAAATAAATCACTTTAAAAGtgattaaaaataaatatacagGGGCTACGTTTAACAACGTTTATCTTGTAATATCATTTATTATTCACATTCCTCTGCCGTACATTGTAATAACTTAAGATTTTCCCAttgttattttctattttcattttccttATCTCGaaataaatttatgaatgaaattattcgtatttcaatatttgcatcAAACAGGGGAAGGCATTTCGCTGGTGTTTGTAGTAAATATGCTATCCAGAAATCGTTTGCTACAAATTGTGTGCTTTTCATGAAAACTGTTCCAGGTGCGATAGACTGAGGTACTTACTGGGGACCACATTGTATGTTATCCTATATACTAATTATAACCACAACAACCCACACCCAAGACATAAATTATGGATGTGCAAGGGGAGTATGACAGCTGGCTGTTTATTATGTTGATTACATGTGTGTAGGATCAATTGTAACTGACGTTGCTCTATGCAAGTGGTCTCTGGTGTTGTTTTGACCGAACATTCCATACTTACATTCAAAAATACTTATACCATTGTAGTCGATTTGTTCCCAGAGATATCGTGATACATTGTGATACGTAATGTGCACCTGGCATTGTGGCTTTACGGCATATATACCGATTGTATACAGAGTGATAGAATTAAGAGAGTTGGAAGTACACTTTCATGTGtttcttgctggtagaacacaAGTGACACAACCCATAAGCTTCCTCTAGATTATTTTCGATACAGTGGCCTGAGCGGCACATTCATTTTATGGAGACTGGGCAACATTCAGCTTCGGCTGCCaaacattacatattttcaaatctGTGTGCCAAAATATTTGTTAGTGGAAGAACGACAATGCAACAATGCATTTTTGTTGCAACAGTGACAGTTGAGGACAAGGAATATTTTGGGAGGGCTTTTTTCAGGAAacaattgttgttgtttttaatttcGTTTATATTTTAAACTGTTGTTTGGGGGTATCTTTAGTCTCTGATCAGCTTCATTGCAAGTTGGGGAAATCGTTCTGATGTGAAAATGTCATTGTCACTAAGACTGCTACTCGACGGagtaataatcataataatgtaTTATGATTTATGTGCCAATGGTGTACAAAGTAATTATCGACCAGACATAATcgatcaaaatatacatttgtgtGAATTGCTTCAACAGTTCTATATGCTAGTCAAAAATCTACATCGGATGTGTTTGGTATCGCCCTGTATATTAACTGCAAATGTGAAATGTCTCGTTCATGCCGATATGAATCACAGCAGAATACCAATCAAAAACTATACTTTTTAGTGTGGAGAAAAGTAAAATACACAGTCGTACAAGAATCATGTTGGTAATTTACACTATGCATTCCACGTGCAACACATGCATTTGAGACCGATCCCTTCAAGGAAGTAATGTATATTTATAATACCTCGTGAATATCCGGGCAAGAGTTGGTATTCTGAAGACCATGCTTTCTATAGCAAGCGACGAATGAGAttcaactgagtgagtgagtttagttttacgccgcgctcagcaatattccaggttcatggcggtggtctgtaaataatgagtctggaccaggcaatcatgagcatcgatctgcgcaattgggaaccgatgacatgtgtcaaccaagtcagcgagcctggccacccgatcctcttagtcgcctcttacgacaaccatagttgcttttttatggcaagcatgggttgttgaaggcctattctatcccgcaCCTTCGCGGTCGAGATTCAGCTGTCAGATATTGCTTCCTAAATGCAGAGATATACGTACGTTCATTATGTTAATGGTTATTTTCAGCCTAAaaattctctcactcactctctcactccctcacagtctcactctcactctcttaTGCCCAcacacgctcactcactgtaacaaacCACTGCATGAAGTATTTCGTTGTCGTTGAAGTCGTTGAAGAAACATAGCTGTAGATTCTAAGTGTCTGCCTTGTAATTGCCCATGAAGACCACTGTACAGCTTTTTCAGCACGTTAGTTTTATCCTTGAAGATAAAAACAGAATAAAATGGACACTATACCACCAGGAAGCACTGCTTGACAGTCAAGGTAAGGGGAACAGCTTCGGTAAATCTCTACAAGGACTCTACAGATCATGTAAAGTCGCAGTCAGCTGCCCTTCACACTAACCTCTGTGTACCGGGTTTCAGGCCTTCATTCACAGTTTTATCGATGCTGGAAGTTTTGAGGACGTTGTCATCACTGCTCAGAAGGAAAAACAAACCGTCACGAATGTGGCCATCTCACTCAAAATCAGATATTATGTACGCTTCAATCGGTTTATTTGTCTCGTCAAGTTCGCAACATACCAATTAATCCCCCGGAATTGCACAAACCCCTGCACTAAATCGTAAATGAGTAGTTTCGCTGTCTACGTGCAAAAAGTTTTGTCCTTTGTTATGGAATCGCTCGGAATGGAGACAAGGTCGGATCTGCCATTGCCTCAATCGACGTCCAAGACGATCATGGTCGTAAATGAGTACTTTCGCTGTCTACGTGTTAACGTTCCTACGTCAAGATGTTCTTCGTGAAAGGAGTCAATGTTTTACATGCGTGAATACAAACTTTGTCGAGGCTATGATCAATATTATATGCTTACATGTTATATCTTATACACCGGCGCTGAAGTATTTCATTTGTTGCAGAATCATCATGAATGTTTATCACCAGGGAACATGTGTAATCAATACATACGCTAACAAGGACCATTTTAATCATGGAATGTGTATAATTGTCTTGTATGTGTAATGGtgaaatgtatacaatatgtatgatTAATCAGACAGTATGTATAACCGTGGGATAGGATTAATCAGGCTATTCGTATAACCGGAAAATATCATGATTCAGATAATATGTATAGCCGGGAAATATGATCAATCAGATAATATGTATAACCGTATAACCGGAGAATACGATTAATTAGATAATATGAATAACCGTGGAATATGATAAATCAGGATATACGTGTAACCGGTGAATATGATTATTCAAATGATATTATAACCAGGGAATATGATTATCTAGATAGTATGTATAACCACGGAATAGGATTAACCAGGCTATACGAATAGCCAGAGAATGTGATTATTcagatgatatgtataacagGGGATTATGATTAATCAGATGTCATGAATAACCGCGGAATAGGATTAACCAGGTTATACGTAAAACCGGAAAACATCACGATTCAGATGATGTTTATAACCTGAGAATATGCGTAACCGGGAGAAGTGTTTAACCAGATAATAACCGGTGAATATGATTAATCAGGCCATACGTATAACCGGAGAATAGGAATATTCAGATAATGCGAAGAACTGGGAATATGCGTAATCATACAGTATGTATAACCAGGAAATATGTCATTGATTAATCACGCAAAATATATAACTGGGGACTATGCTTTATCAAACAATGTGTATGAGTGCATTGTGCCCTTTGACGTCACAAACCTCGGGAAATATGTTTGTCACACCTGTTACAAGCTGTTGTGAACGATAACCAGTGATCGGGCAGAGTGAAGTGAAAATGGAAAACAAAACACGCTGCTATTGAATCCTTGGGGCCTGCGGATGGGCCTGGCAAAGACACTTCGGGTAACAGACAACGCGAGTGTGGCTGTGCTATTGTGAAAGAGAAGCAGGTTAAATTAAGAGGTTAGGCACGGGCTAGACCTGATGATTAAAATACACTAACtaatacatacataagtacatactTCTACATATCATTAACAGTTGACAAGAATATACTCTTTCACGAAAGATTAAGAAAAATTCTGCACTTTTCAGTGAACGCGCTGTGCTTTCTCTAAGGACAAAACGTTTGCATATATTCCTCGAAGGATTTTCGCTCATGCATATATAACACGCACATAAGATTGTTTATATGTCGCAGTTActaatcaatatatttatttccatttccGCGTGCAAGTGTCTGATCAATATTGTGTGGAGGACAGCATGGTACGTGCCGAATGTCCCGCGATGTCACAGTGCAGACGCGTCTATTCTCATCCCAGAGCACATGCCATCTGCTACCTATCCACAAACATATCGATAACCTCAATACTACGGGTCGAAATACAATCTACAGTACAGGACTGATATGAAGTACTTAGACTTGCAACCTTCTAATCATCTCGCTCACGCACAGACTTTTGCATGTTGTATCGGACTTGTAAGGGCACGATTGAGTAAATACGCATAACTCGTCAATCATGCCAGTCGACGATCGAGCGTTTGTGTCCTCCAGCCGGCGACAGGTGACGTTTGCCAGAGAAGCTGTCATTGCAGACGACAGTATTCGCGCAGGCGCAGACGAAACGTGGTTTGTCGTCTGCTTCACTAACTATGTGCAAAAAGTTTTCTCCTTTGTTATGGAATCGCTCGGAATGGAGGCAAGGTCGGATCTGTCATTGCCTCAATCGAAGTCCAAGACGGTGATGGACGAAGCTAAGAAAATATGCATGGACTACATATATCACCGTCTCTTAGAAAAGGACTTGACAAGGAAACTGAGGTTTGGAGGTTACAATTCAGTACTGTCCGAAAGATACATTCACGCAGGGCAGGTGTTGGAGACGATGTATCCTCGGGTTTACACGGACGTTTCAAGGAAAATAGGCAGAACCATGAGCAGCACAGGTGTTGTGAAAGCAACTCTAAACGATGTCTTGAACATACTGTTTCGTGATTCTATCACCTGGGGTAAGGTTGTGTCAATGTTCGCGATAAGCAGTTCGTTTGCCGAGGAGTGTGTACAACAGGGACACCCTGACTTCGTCAACGAAGTAGTGGACACGGTTGGAGGATTTGTCGTCGTGCACCTCGTGGAATGGCTTGTAAAGCAAGGTGGATGGGTAAGAACTTGAcgcattctttcttttttttaatttgcCTCGTCAGACATAACTTTGTCATTACAGTGTTTGTGGATAAtaacagggaaatatgaaacagGGCCGAACGTGTCTCTAGTTAGTATGGACTGGGACCAGTCTCTGTTTGGAGTGTTTAATCATTTACTTTCACATGGATTTATAcgtatgtttatgtttaagaTATTTTAAGAGATGATTCACAACTAATAAGAGAAAGCAGACTGTTTTAGCGTAGAATCTGTGCCTATTGCGCTATTGGTTTATTCGTACATGGAGGGTTGCAGAGGTTTGGGTAGGTTTGACCAATgatagagtgaatgagttttaggTTTAGGCCACtcatatagcggcggtctgtaaacaatcgagtctggaccaaacaatccagtcatcaacaaccaGTAAAAGTGGGGGGACCCAAAACACGATAAGGTCATGAAGAAATGAGTTGTAATTGATTTGTAGTAGTGTTAACTGCCACCACCACTAAAGGAGATTGTCCAGGATAACCTgagcaaatatttacaaatatccgtTAAAGAAACAAACCAAACGAATCGCGACCTCGTCTTCCATATCTAACAATATCAGGTACTTATAAATAACCCGCTCCCCAAACAACAAACTGTTGCACTACGGACCTTATCGTGAACAACCATGGGGAAACAAACGTTTCACGTCATTCAAGGCCGCACAATGAATCCCTCTGGGTGTGAAGGAAATAACATGTTTACCCGTTAGGTCGATAGCATGTGAACGACAGAAACAGATAAACACTACACCTTAATTGATCCATAATGATCATGGCCATAGAGGACGCAGCAGGTATTTTTATCGAGCCAAGGATCTGGGACTGCGCAATATACGTCCGTTTGGTCTGGTGTTATCCGATCGTATATCTATCAGTATCTATGAGCGGGCTACAAGTGCCGACTGACGATGGAATGTTTGACGTAGTTTTGAACTGGTGTCAGATGTTATGCTTATGTAGAGTAGTTCCGAGGTTGCGCAATATGCTTGGTCGACTGATTTACCTATAGCTTATATGTTAGATGAAGAGAGATGCATGGAGTTTTGAATCATTGCATGTGTGGGTCATACGGTATcacaaatgcgtagatcgattttcgtgctgttcatcatttgattgtctggttcagatctcattatttacagaccaatttcCTATCTGAACATTGCTTAGTGCAGCGTTTAACAACGTACTATCACGCTTATGCGTGCGTCCGTGCGTACGTGTGTGGGTGTGAGTAGGCGAGCGTGTTTTCGTCTTGTCAAATACCGCATTTATAGTGCTGGTGCACTCTGATATATGGAAAACCATCTGGGACACGGTGCCCTAACTCCAGGGCGGCCATTCTTGCTTCAGCCTCGTAAAGGCGATCTGTTGGCAATTTAGCAACAACTTTCGTCAAAGACATGACTCGGGGTCGAACCatcgaccttccgctctccgggcGGACGCTTAATCCCCTCGACCACGCCTACAGATTCTGCAACTAAGAGACCGACAATGGTGTCAATATTTGTTCCAAACAGAACGTATTCAAACATTTCCATTTTGAATGTTTGATCCAAAACACATTTAACCATATCGCATTGGTGTTCGGTAGCCTAGAGCACTTGGTTAAAGTATCAGGTTTACACATGAGCAGGACCCGtgtaggtcccggggtagaataggtcttgagcaacccatgcttgccataaaaggcgactgtccttgtcgtaagaggcaactaacggcatcgggtggtcaggctcgctgactcggttgacacgtcatcggttcccaattgcgcagatcgatgctcatgttgttgatcacaggattgtctggttcaaactcgattatttacagaccgccgccatatagctggtattttgctgagtgcggcgaaaactaaacttactcactcactcaaatgagcAGAATGGATGGTGCCGTGATACTACTGGAATATCGCTTAAGTCGGCGTTAAATTagattcattcatttattcattcatccattcattcattcattcattcatacacttggattatttttttcacatattACTAGAACGGAGAAAGACTGTATGTCAACTACCTATACAAAGAGGAACACAGCATTCATGCACTCAATTCATCTGATGAAGagacgatatggctgcaatactgccgatgtgacgttaaatattaactcactcactctgatgaaGAGGAAGCACATCCTAGGAAAACTGTGCTCCTGAAAATATGTTAGCAACCATAAATTGTCTCTTTTATGTGTATCAGTGACAGATGCCACTCAAAGACTTGATTCAGGAGAGCAGTAAAGCCCTACATTCACTCCACTCTATCCTCGCTATCAAATATTCGCTCTGTTGTGGTGCGACTGTTAATCATTCTATGTCAGTTCTGAATGCTAGTTACACAACTACCCATGTTTAGGTCAACGTTCTTGACGACCCCTCGTGGATGAAGTTTGTGTAACTGTATCGAACTCCTAAACACCCGCAGTGTTTGTCCGGATTTTCACTGACGCCACATACAGAAtatatttgctgtttaacgccgcacttagcaatatttcacctatatggcggcggtctgtaaacaattgattCTGGGcgaggcaatccagtgatcaacatcaagagcatcgatctacgcatttgggatacgctgacaatcaagtcagtgagaccTTACGacgtagtcgcctcttacgacatgcatgtgttgctgaagattcCGCGGAAACCGTTCATAGACACGGGCTGCGTATATGTCGAAAGCGAGTACATAatcgaccagacagtccagtgatcgatGTCATGAGCAACGGCCTGAATACAAAGACTAATAATTCACCAGCCGTACTGCCTGTCTCGCGTCACATCTTACTGGCGTCAGTGGTTGCTATGGGCCAGTCTTAACCCTCATTCCCAAAGGGTTAAATTCGTGCACTGTCTACTTCATGCCGCCTGAAAGTTTGAGGACTGATAGCCTCCTCCATGATTACGCAGATATGCGTGTTAAATGCGTACAAAAACTCCCATGATAcaatatttcactgaaacaaaCCGCCTGTCTCATTAAGAAGAAAATTCGAATAAAGGACTAGTATTTGGCATGCAACGTTTCCTGTGAACATGATGTTGAGAAATGAAATGAAGGTGTCCCGGTGTCCTTTGGTCTTAGATAATGGTTGACGCTAATTGTGACCGCTCAGTTATATACGTTCAACGCGATTCAACAGGAAAACACGGGAACTCAAAGTAGCCAGTTagcatgaaacaaacaaacattcggAAAgtggtgacgagcgaacgctttaaccactgggctacccaacctCGCTTTGAGCACAACTAAGGGTGCATGTACGTTTACAGTGGAACGTAAGGCTACATAGATAGGTGTTAAAATTATTCACTCTTTTTATTCTGTAGGAACAAGCATCATAAACAGACATGAGCAGGGAGAGTCAAATCCAATTTATAGGGTCGTGAAACAGTTGAAAGGATCACGGATCCGTGTACATCTGAGTTAGAACGGGTGtttagagtgaatgagtaagtgagttttacgccacgctcagtaatattccagttatatgacggcggtctgtaaataatcgagtctggaccagacaatccagcgaataggaaccgatgatgtttgtcaaccaagtcttgATACGATGGTTTACAGACcatgtacctggaatattgctgagtgcggcgtaaaactgaactcacactcattcatatagAACCTGTTTTACTTTGCAGCGTAATGTGTTTCGATTTTTATATCTAATTGAAGGACATTCATATATCGGTTTGTTACATTCAAGTGATTCAAGTTTGAATGctatgagacccgtgaaggtcccggggtagaacagggcttcagcaacccatgcttgccataaaaggcgactatgtttgtggtaagaggcaactaacgggatcgggtggtcaggctggctgaattggttgacacatgtcatcggttcccaattgcgcagatcgatgctcatgttgttgatcactgaattgtctggtccagactcgattatttacagaccgcctccatatagctggaatattgcagagagcggcgtaaaattaaactcactcacttgaatgcTATGACATCCTGGGGGAAATAAACTATTCACCTCACGACAGTTACTAAGTATATATGAGACCGTCTGTTTGATGTTTGTACTTACGTCTTTAATCTATTTCCGATTTGCTACAAGAAAATCTATTTACCCTTATCCAATTTCTACTGACGCATTATGATACTGGAATCGTGTACATTAGCCACGATAAGAGCGGACACAAAGTCTCCGgaaatataatgttttatattATAAGTTCAGATATGTTGAAACTTTGGCGATTGGAATTCTGAGATACCGTATATGCAACGCCGTTAACCATAAAATCCGGGaaccttcagccacccatgcttgtaagaggtgtCAAGCGGGATCGGATAATCAGGTTCGCTCACTTGcttaaaacatgtcatcggttctcagttgtttgatcgatgctcgtgttcttgatcactggatccagactggaatatttacagactacagCCACatggctggactattgctgagagCGGAGTTAAACGAATCAGAcacacttccacagagatcgcaCACTGCATTCTAGGTCACCAGGTTGCCATATCTTTTCGGGTTTTTCAGGGGAATCTCTACATTTGGAACACAAACATTGTCGTTTCAACATACATTGTTTGCAAAGTATTGACGATTGGCAAGGTTTGCTTGCTGAAGCTTGTGAGTCTACCGAGACTTCGTGCCATGGTACCAGAATATGAGGAGTCCAGTCTGTAAGGAGTTGATGGTCCGTCATCACACACACAGCCTTAAAATGGGAacatttttgttcaaaattagtatttttgaaagttttgaatttcattttagtattcagATTTATTTTAGCATCGTATTAATGTAAAACTAAGCGTACTACTTTCATGTTCTCTGTCAACcacctgaagaaggggcaagaagtagctcGAAGCTGCCTTAGCGCtgagacagtcgtaagtcaatgtatggcacttacgactatccttgcactaagagagcttagaaaatctaggcccagaaacGTAAATAAAGAAGTCGTCATCTATATCCTCATCTTGAGCATAAGTGTTGTAAGTATGATCAAGTATATATACGTTAAAAGTAGATAAAAGTCGTTATTGTAGATAAAGAATTTATTGCACACTTGGGACTTAATTTATCTGTCTCAGAGTGGGTCTTGTTTCGTAACTAACATAATAATCTACTCGGTAACATGAACAAATTGAGTGATACATAACTTGAGTATCACACACTGAGTGTTGTGCGCTCTGACTGTTTACACAGTATTGGATTAATGTATAGAGACAACAACGCTATGACATTAAGGAGGTGAGTCCACCTACCTCAAACGAGTGACCCTTGAGACATATAAAAAAGGGTGCGCAAACTTTCATTATGGGGATAGTTTGTGGCAGTAGTTTTAGCAGATGAATGAATGTACCTTTCCTGCAGGTAAAAGTATTTCCATTCGAAAAGGAACAGGTTAAATGAATTGATTTTCTTTAAATGCGGTGTGGATCAGCGTTAGAAATAACCGTTGGAGGGGTCGGGTCGAGTTCCCGAatgcgcgcacgcacgcacgcacgcacgcacacacacacacatacacacaaacacacacacacaacacacgcacgcgcgcacgcgcgcacacgcgcacacacacacacacacgcgcgcgcgcgcgcgcgcacgcgcacacacacacacactaactgactgatgttcatgctattgataacTGGGTGGTCTGGTCtgaactggattatttacagaccgaaaCCATATAAAAATGGAATATCTTTGGGTGCGGCGAGAACAAGAAACTATCAATCAGAAATGCCACTTCAAGAAATTTCTTCTCGTCAGAAAGTTGATTAATATCGGTGAATGGTTTTTAgacagtaacacaacaataCCACGTGTTTATAGTTCAGTCATGTAACCTCTGTGTCTGTATCATACAGATTCAGTGAGTGCATCACATAGCGCGTCCAACAAAGCAAAAGTTTGTCAATGATTACCGATGTGAAAGTGACAGTGTATCCGCCTGTGTTTCGCAAATGCCTGCATATATTGAGctgggtgccgttgtacaaaacaatctAAGCCCTACGGTGATTGTAAGTACCATACCGTCCTGTTTTCCGTTCACATTTTGAGCAAATTACAGAAACTGGCTGCTTCGATGTCCAACAAGGAAGGTGGGTAGCTTAGTGCCGCGTCTGCTCGTTTCACCTCAATATGGTTCGGTTCTGGATATGTAAGTAGTATTTGAAACTgcgaaagaaaaacaaaacaaacattttgtctgAAATATGGATTCCAGTACTTCCGGGGAATGCGTCCCATACAGAATCCGAACCCTAACTTTCAGAGTAAGGCACC
This genomic stretch from Haliotis asinina isolate JCU_RB_2024 chromosome 4, JCU_Hal_asi_v2, whole genome shotgun sequence harbors:
- the LOC137282298 gene encoding bcl-2-related ovarian killer protein-like, translating into MPVDDRAFVSSSRRQVTFAREAVIADDSIRAGADETWFVVCFTNYVQKVFSFVMESLGMEARSDLSLPQSKSKTVMDEAKKICMDYIYHRLLEKDLTRKLRFGGYNSVLSERYIHAGQVLETMYPRVYTDVSRKIGRTMSSTGVVKATLNDVLNILFRDSITWGKVVSMFAISSSFAEECVQQGHPDFVNEVVDTVGGFVVVHLVEWLVKQGGWKGLDGALKENKDIISPTFLIGIVGAFVGVVTVTMSFIIELR